A genome region from Anastrepha ludens isolate Willacy chromosome 3, idAnaLude1.1, whole genome shotgun sequence includes the following:
- the LOC128859022 gene encoding rabphilin-1, with product MDFHSHNNTGGNKFVCPSDRQLALRAKLRAGWSSSKSNEPLRPDEQAAIISVIRRNEEIEIAERQRVGRLVDRVEKIKQRAVERGPNCCRLCGDTFGLLRSTRIICEDCKKFVCTKCSVDINIRYHTTDRTREIWLCRICSETREMWKKSGAWFFKGLPNYDAPSSTSSTPTRQTATGGAMSDVLLPPRGAQSCNNTPTRNVRVKKLTIHVDDSSSSEEDANCGGGGGGDVVDGAISTVCAAASSAAASVPNRNAVNTDVSPPATRMQREDSFRLRTFGSIRSFIDSGERKLSNSFFANRQAARSEYSQPEYDSISTASTVTSVNNRRESNSNYTRRSSVSSSWSISEESSSGNSAATSSQVHSHNQVNLHCRELLGWLEVAVNYRESVHSLDCIMVRARDLPAMDAAGLTDPFCKLNIVTPEGTTKYTRWLRTKTVHKTRNPEFNETLQFVGVEPEELVSSSLYVAIFDDDKYGYDYLGGAKIALSAVHNTNQYRISVPLGGEDQYSNEAEMSQEWPHGKILISLCYNTKRRALVVNVKQCINLIPMDNNGSSDPFVKLQLKPDLHKNKKYKTGVKWRTLNPIYREEFYFESSPHDLNKQTLIITVWDKDIGKSNDFLGSLIIGYNSKGERLQQWLDCIKLPDHFHEKWHCLSGEHPTH from the exons ATTACGtgccggttggagcagctcgaAAAGTAACGAGCCCTTGCGGCCTGACGAACAGGCTGCCATCATCTCGGTCATACGCCGCAATGAGGAGATAGAGATTGCTGAGCGCCAGCGCGTCGGACGTCTGGTGGATCGTGTGGAGAAGATAAAACAGCGCGCCGTGGAACGCGGTCCGAATTGTTGCCGACTATGTGGCGACACTTTCGGACTGCTGCGTTCGACGCGCATCATTTGCGAGGATTGCAAGAAGTTTGTGTGTACCAAGTGTAGCGTGGACATTAATATACGCTACCACACCACTGATCGTACGCGCGAAATTTGGTTGTGTCGCATCTGCTCGGAAACGCGTGAAATGTGGAAGAAATCGGGTGCGTGGTTTTTCAAAGGGCTTCCAAACTATGACGCACCCAGCAGCACTAGTTCAACGCCCACACGCCAAACAGCGACTGGCGGCGCTATGTCTGATGTGCTACTGCCACCGCGTGGCGCACAAAGTTGTAACAATACACCCACGCGCAATGTGCGCGTAAAGAAGCTCACAATACACGTTGACGATAGCAGTAGTTCGGAAGAAGACGCCAACTGcggcggcggtggtggtggtgatgtTGTGGACGGCGCCATAAGCACTGTATGCGCTGCAGCGTCATCAGCAGCAGCAAGCGTACCCAATAGAAATGCTGTGAATACTGATGTGTCACCGCCGGCAACACGCATGCAGCGTGAGGATAGCTTTCGACTGCGCACTTTCGGTTCTATACGCAGCTTTATTGATAGCGGCGAGCGCAAACTTTCTAATTCCTTCTTTGCCAATCGTCAAGCGGCCAGATCAGAGTACAGTCAGCCGGAATATGATAGCATATCAACTGCATCGACTGTCACTTCGGTGAACAATAGACGCGAAAGCAACAGTAATTACACACGCCGCAGTTCCGTCTCATCGTCATGGTCGATTAGTGAAGAGAGCTCGTCGGGCAACTCGGCTGCCACGAGCAGTCAAGTGCACAGTCACAATCAGGTGAATTTACACTGCCGCGAGTTGCTTGGCTGGCTAGAGGTAGCAGTTAACTATCGTGAGAGCGTACACAGCTTGGACTGTATAATGGTAAGGGCGCGCGACTTGCCCGCCATGGATGCGGCTGGTTTGACGGATCCCTTTTGCAAGTTGAACATTGTGACGCCAGAGGGTACGACCAAATACACACGTTGGCTACGCACGAAAACAGTGCATAAGACGCGCAATCCGGAATTCAATGAGACGTTGCAATTTGTAGGTGTCGAACCGGAAGAGTTGGTTAGTTCGTCGCTGTACGTAGCGATCTTTGATGACGATAAGTATGGCTATGATTACTTGGGAGGGGCTAAAATTGCGCTATCGGCG GTGCACAATACCAATCAGTATCGAATTTCTGTGCCGCTGGGCGGTGAAGATCAATATAGCAATGAGGCTGAAATGTCACAGGAATGGCCACatggaaaaattttgatttccctCTGCTATAATACTAAGCGACGGGCGTTGGTAGTAAACGTGAAGCAGTGCATCAATTTGATACCAATGGACAACAACGGCAGCTCGGATCCATTTGTTAAGCT ACAATTAAAACctgatttacataaaaataaaaaatataaaacaggtGTCAAATGGCGCACACTGAATCCGATATATCGTGAAGAGTTCTATTTCGAATCGAGTCCACATGATTTGAATAAGCAAACATTGATTATTACCGTTTGGGACAAGGACATTGGCAAAAGTAATGACTTTCTGGGCAGCTTGATAATCGGTTACAATAGCAAGGGTGAGCGCTTACAACAGTGGCTGGATTGCATAAAATTGCCGGATCATTTCCATGAGAAATGGCACTGTCTATCAGGTGAACATCCAACGCATTAG
- the LOC128859024 gene encoding basic proline-rich protein-like has protein sequence MARVVKVNCASVVIFSILLLSHNFGCSDAKRVLSSSNRKTGSGRTSSSGHVTKPSYPTQSGSGASNSHADLAKLSYSGYNSAPNRPAAGGGSGATNSQPIGWNVPKSQGPPPSYSASNPAGGAHTNIHETPPAYRPNNAAPPSYGSANNVHTPITATNTQGVQSSYPGATYHSPGSLPAGATYYSSPGQLPAGATYHSPGSMPAGGGYYPPSGHMPAGGGYYPGGGHMPGGGGYYPAGGGVPAGATYVAPGAALPPGAVLYSSPPQQTSSGLGFGSGLAAGAIGGAILGHVLTPTNTRVVESAPAPAPGQSGTNDDKIIIINNGPPGSVTTTNAGGATVITTGVAGENGTQPAVAPAPVPAPADAPIPNVPLAPLGDNTAAQPANGAPEQATPAPGAVPTQGAAAEQQPPPGGIICVPVRINETDPADNSKMIEVEKIACYPAPPPPPPAAAGAEMNGTAPLMPAVGEGSAPLAPLSPVTAASQQLQAGPTQTPLMPDNASVRTSGAAWVNYAHCGSLASMLLPLLIAFVGLR, from the exons ATGGCGAGGGTGGTGAAAGTAAATTGCGCATCAGTtgtcattttttcaattttattgttgAGCCACAATTTTGGATGCAGTGACGCAAAGCGTGTTTTGAGTAGCAGCAATCGTAAGACGGGAAGTGGTCGCACCAGTAGTAGTGGCCACGTGACCAAACCGAGTTATCCAACCCAAAGTGGCAGTGGTGCAAGTAATTCTCATGCGGATCTTGCCAAACTCAGCTACTCCGGTTATAATTCTGCACCGAATCGTCCAGCAGCCGGAGGTGGAAGTGGTGCCACAAATTCTCAACCGATTGGATGGAATGTGCCGAAATCGCAAGGACCACCGCCTTCCTACTCTGCTTCCAATCCTGCAGGCGGTGCACACACCAACATTCATGAGACACCTCCAGCATATCGGCCAAACAACGCCGCGCCACCAAGCTATGGCAGCGCAAACAATGTGCACACTCCCATAACCGCCACTAACACACAAGGCGTTCAGAGCTCCTATCCTGGCGCCACTTATCATTCCCCTGGCTCGCTGCCCGCTGGAGCTACCTATTATTCATCGCCTGGCCAATTACCTGCAGGAGCAACTTATCATTCACCTGGATCGATGCCAGCAGGTGGAGGCTACTATCCACCTTCTGGGCATATGCCTGCAGGAGGCGGTTACTATCCAGGTGGTGGACATATGCCAGGTGGAGGCGGTTACTATCCGGCTGGAGGCGGCGTTCCTGCAGGCGCCACTTATGTTGCTCCTGGCGCTGCATTGCCTCCGGGGGCTGTTTTATATTCATCACCTCCGCAGCAAACATCATCAGGTTTAGGATTTG gcTCTGGATTAGCTGCTGGTGCTATTGGTGGTGCGATCCTTGGACACGTACTTACACCCACAAATACACGAGTAGTGGAATCTGCACCGGCTCCTGCTCCTGGTCAGTCGGGTACCAATGACGACAAAATCATCATTATTAATAACGGCCCACCGGGATCGGTGACTACCACAAACGCTGGCGGCGCAACTGTAATAACCACTGGTGTTGCTGGAGAAAATGGCACACAACCAGCAGTCGCGCCCGCACCTGTCCCAGCACCAGCTGATGCCCCAATACCCAACGTACCGCTCGCACCCTTAGGTGACAACACCGCAGCTCAACCGGCAAATGGCGCACCCGAACAAGCAACACCTGCACCAGGCGCTGTGCCCACTCAAGGTGCTGCTGCCGAACAACAACCACCACCAGGTGGCATAATTTGCGTGCCAGTGCGCATTAACGAAACCGATCCAGCAGACAACAGTAAAATGATTGAAGTCGAAAAAATTGCCTGCTACCCAGCACCTCCACCACCACCGCCCGCAGCAGCTGGTGCGGAAATGAATGGCACTGCTCCGCTTATGCCGGCAGTTGGCGAAGGCAGCGCACCCTTGGCACCGCTAAGCCCTGTTACCGCTGCTTCACAGCAATTGCAAGCAGGTCCGACACAAACACCATTGATGCCCGACAACGCTTCGGTGCGAACAAGTGGTGCCGCATGGGTCAATTACGCTCACTGTGGTTCTTTGGCATCTATGCTATTGCCACTCTTGATTGCTTTTGTTGGTCTGCGTTAA